From a region of the Sporomusaceae bacterium FL31 genome:
- a CDS encoding phosphodiesterase, with translation MKNLYIADLQPGMLPAQTIYDAKGLILIARGIPLTDSYIKRLVKFNIQTVSIQDTETENSYAAVFSPIADQAATKARQLLADLTKHKTVKLDTTSYQIEQVVYSALERLPLQSYLARMNQNDTLYNHSLRTTLISVNLGLAKNYDYLNLDFLATCSILHDCGMGNDFCEDHAHAFKGFLEIRNQTSLDILTALVCLQHHERFDGLGTPLGFAKYQIIEFARLIAVADYYDRLVSIQNNTPRQAIFKLAAAGGTLFDPDMIKLFESTLIP, from the coding sequence ATGAAAAACCTCTATATTGCTGACTTACAGCCGGGAATGCTTCCCGCCCAAACCATTTATGATGCAAAGGGTTTGATTCTGATTGCACGCGGCATTCCACTCACCGACTCTTATATCAAGCGCTTAGTAAAATTCAATATCCAGACCGTTTCAATTCAAGATACTGAAACAGAAAATAGTTACGCTGCCGTATTTTCGCCCATTGCTGACCAAGCAGCAACAAAAGCGCGCCAACTGCTGGCTGATTTAACTAAGCACAAAACAGTAAAATTAGATACAACGAGTTATCAAATCGAGCAGGTTGTGTACTCAGCACTGGAGCGTCTCCCGCTTCAGTCCTACCTAGCTAGAATGAACCAAAATGACACACTTTATAATCACAGCCTGCGTACCACCCTAATCAGTGTAAATTTAGGATTAGCCAAAAACTACGATTATTTAAATCTTGATTTCTTAGCTACTTGTTCCATTTTGCACGATTGCGGCATGGGGAACGATTTTTGTGAAGATCACGCGCACGCCTTCAAGGGCTTTCTAGAAATTCGCAATCAAACCAGTTTAGACATTCTAACCGCCTTGGTTTGCCTTCAGCATCATGAACGATTTGACGGCTTAGGCACACCACTTGGCTTTGCCAAATACCAAATCATAGAATTTGCTCGTCTTATCGCTGTTGCAGATTATTATGACCGCTTAGTATCTATTCAAAATAACACTCCCCGGCAGGCAATATTTAAACTGGCTGCTGCTGGTGGAACGTTGTTTGATCCCGATATGATTAAGTTATTTGAATCAACATTAATCCCTTAG
- the cheB_2 gene encoding response regulator, with translation MKILFVDDSLFSLNTMKRHFAELSGIQVFEAKNGIEALELHRSIQPDVIFLDVTMPHLDGTATLKILRSIDTTVKIIMATALGGQQYLCNEFITLGVAGILTKPVTKDAALNVFYAATNYNEAAE, from the coding sequence ATGAAAATACTCTTTGTTGATGACTCTCTATTTTCCCTCAACACCATGAAACGCCACTTCGCCGAGTTATCCGGCATTCAGGTATTTGAAGCAAAAAATGGCATCGAAGCCCTGGAGCTTCATCGCAGTATACAACCTGATGTGATCTTTCTTGATGTAACCATGCCTCATCTTGACGGAACAGCGACCCTTAAGATTCTCCGTAGCATAGATACTACGGTTAAAATCATTATGGCTACCGCACTCGGAGGACAACAATACCTTTGCAATGAATTTATCACTTTAGGTGTAGCTGGAATACTTACCAAACCAGTGACTAAGGATGCTGCATTAAATGTATTTTACGCTGCTACCAACTACAACGAGGCAGCAGAATGA